Proteins from one Sediminispirochaeta bajacaliforniensis DSM 16054 genomic window:
- a CDS encoding VWA domain-containing protein — protein sequence MKIEAKDIRLHVRREEPGTFVLFLLDTSDSMGALERMAVTKGSVLALLQRSYQARHVVALTTFGGSGAKTILAPTKSVLLAKKALNALRPDGGTPLAAGIEASVELFSSAGRRYPGMRKILVVISDGEANIARERGVSPLRDALEAAKRLRRRDIHAVLIDTKLPKVGKENEMKSLHRVIGGRYINASAPGLEAILEAVDAS from the coding sequence TTGAAAATCGAAGCAAAGGATATCAGGCTTCATGTCCGCCGCGAGGAACCGGGAACCTTCGTCCTTTTTCTCCTTGATACCAGTGATTCGATGGGGGCGCTCGAACGGATGGCGGTGACCAAGGGATCGGTCCTTGCCCTGTTGCAGCGTTCTTACCAGGCCCGGCATGTAGTTGCCCTTACGACCTTCGGCGGGAGCGGGGCCAAAACCATCCTTGCGCCGACGAAGAGTGTTCTTTTGGCAAAAAAGGCCCTGAATGCGCTCAGACCCGACGGCGGTACGCCCCTTGCCGCCGGTATCGAGGCCAGTGTGGAGCTTTTTTCTTCAGCAGGCAGACGCTATCCCGGTATGCGTAAAATCTTAGTGGTCATTTCCGATGGCGAAGCAAACATCGCAAGGGAACGGGGGGTATCTCCATTGCGGGATGCCTTGGAAGCGGCAAAAAGGCTACGCCGAAGGGATATTCATGCGGTCCTAATCGATACGAAATTGCCGAAAGTCGGCAAGGAGAATGAGATGAAAAGCCTTCACCGGGTTATCGGCGGTCGTTATATCAACGCTTCGGCTCCGGGGCTGGAGGCGATTCTCGAGGCGGTTGATGCTTCCTGA